A genomic region of Bosea sp. 124 contains the following coding sequences:
- a CDS encoding phosphatidate cytidylyltransferase, whose product MSEAPPGGGTKAVSGELRLRIVSALVLAAVILIATAWGGWPFRIVWVLVAGLVAYEWLSMANRDHAIAAAIGVVLAGTLLGFSSASQPALAGVAAVAALTGAVLTPRVESRLALELCGVAYALAFALVAPALRSLPELGLALVIWSFAVVWFTDIAAYFTGRRFGGPKLMPSVSPGKTWSGALGGTIAGTLGGYAVWALTPAATQIVGPVLVIAGSFAASVFSQMGDLFESALKRRFGAKDSSRLIPGHGGFLDRLDGYWAVLVFAGMVLFLTHLKL is encoded by the coding sequence GTGAGCGAGGCGCCTCCCGGCGGCGGGACGAAGGCCGTTTCGGGCGAACTGCGCCTCAGGATCGTCTCGGCGCTGGTGCTCGCGGCCGTGATCCTGATCGCCACCGCCTGGGGCGGCTGGCCCTTCCGCATCGTCTGGGTTCTGGTGGCCGGACTCGTCGCCTATGAGTGGCTCTCCATGGCCAACCGCGACCACGCGATCGCCGCCGCGATTGGCGTGGTCCTCGCCGGGACCCTCCTTGGCTTCTCCTCGGCGAGCCAGCCGGCTCTGGCGGGTGTCGCGGCTGTCGCAGCCCTGACCGGCGCCGTGCTGACGCCCCGGGTGGAGAGCCGGCTCGCCCTCGAGCTCTGCGGCGTCGCCTATGCGCTCGCCTTCGCGCTGGTCGCCCCGGCGCTGCGGTCGCTGCCCGAACTCGGGCTGGCTCTCGTCATCTGGAGCTTCGCGGTCGTCTGGTTCACCGATATCGCGGCCTATTTCACCGGCCGCAGGTTCGGCGGCCCCAAGTTGATGCCGAGCGTCAGTCCGGGCAAGACTTGGTCCGGCGCGCTCGGCGGAACCATCGCCGGCACGCTCGGCGGTTATGCCGTCTGGGCGCTGACGCCGGCAGCGACGCAGATCGTCGGGCCGGTGCTCGTCATCGCGGGCTCGTTCGCGGCCTCCGTGTTCAGCCAGATGGGCGATCTGTTCGAATCCGCGCTGAAGCGCCGTTTCGGCGCCAAGGATTCGAGCCGTCTCATCCCGGGCCATGGCGGTTTCCTCGATCGCCTCGACGGCTACTGGGCGGTGCTCGTCTTCGCCGGCATGGTGCTGTTCCTGACGCATCTCAAACTCTAA
- the frr gene encoding ribosome recycling factor, translating to MAQTTFDLDDVKRRMQGALTSFKGDLASLRSGRASANMLDPIQVEAYGARQPLAQLATVSVPEARLLSVQVWDRSMVNAVEKAIRESDLGLNPQTEGQVLRIRIPELNEQRRKEMVKVAHKYAEESKIAVRHVRRDAIDIIKKVEKDGAFTKDDVTRQSDLVQKATDQHIAEIDQALATKEKEILSV from the coding sequence ATGGCCCAGACGACATTCGATCTCGACGATGTGAAGCGCCGCATGCAGGGCGCGCTGACCTCCTTCAAGGGCGATCTCGCCTCGCTGCGCAGCGGCCGCGCCTCCGCCAACATGCTCGACCCGATCCAGGTCGAGGCCTATGGCGCGCGCCAGCCGCTGGCCCAACTCGCGACCGTCAGCGTCCCCGAGGCCCGCCTGCTCAGCGTGCAGGTCTGGGACCGCAGCATGGTCAATGCCGTCGAGAAGGCGATCCGCGAATCCGATCTCGGCCTCAACCCGCAGACCGAAGGCCAGGTGCTGCGCATCCGCATCCCGGAGCTGAACGAGCAGCGCCGCAAGGAGATGGTCAAGGTCGCGCATAAATATGCCGAGGAGTCGAAGATCGCCGTGCGCCATGTCCGCCGCGATGCCATCGACATCATCAAGAAGGTCGAGAAGGACGGCGCCTTCACCAAGGACGACGTCACCCGCCAGTCCGACCTCGTCCAGAAGGCGACCGACCAGCACATCGCCGAGATCGACCAGGCGCTTGCGACAAAGGAAAAGGAAATCCTGAGCGTCTGA
- the tsf gene encoding translation elongation factor Ts, translating into MAAITAGMVKELRDKTGAGMMDCKTALTAVDGDIEAAIDWLRTKGLAKAAKKAGRVAAEGLVAVAVSGHSGVVVELNSETDFVARNLEFQGLAHGIANVALERGGDAEAVLAHHYPGGGTVQDAIANAISTIGENMTLRRVAQLKVSAGLIGSYVHGSVADGLGKIGVIVALESTGKADELAALGRQLAMHVAATNPVSLDLASIDPELLAREKAILAEKNAGKPAHVLEKITESGMKSYAKEFCLLEQAYIHDGSKSVGQVLKEIEGKVGAPVALTGFARYALGEGIEKEETDFAAEVAAAGGTTG; encoded by the coding sequence ATGGCTGCGATCACCGCCGGCATGGTGAAGGAACTCCGCGACAAGACCGGCGCGGGCATGATGGACTGCAAGACCGCGCTGACGGCCGTCGACGGCGACATCGAGGCCGCGATCGACTGGCTGCGCACCAAGGGGCTCGCCAAGGCCGCCAAGAAGGCTGGCCGCGTCGCCGCCGAGGGTCTCGTCGCCGTGGCCGTGTCCGGCCACAGCGGCGTCGTGGTCGAGCTCAACTCCGAGACCGACTTCGTCGCCCGCAACCTCGAATTCCAGGGCCTCGCCCACGGCATTGCCAATGTCGCGCTGGAGCGCGGCGGCGACGCCGAAGCCGTGCTCGCCCACCACTATCCGGGCGGCGGCACCGTGCAGGATGCGATCGCCAACGCCATCTCCACGATCGGCGAGAACATGACGCTGCGCCGCGTCGCGCAGCTCAAGGTCTCTGCCGGCCTGATCGGCTCCTACGTTCATGGTTCGGTCGCCGATGGCCTCGGCAAGATCGGCGTCATCGTCGCGCTGGAATCGACCGGCAAGGCCGATGAACTGGCAGCCCTCGGCCGCCAGCTCGCCATGCATGTCGCCGCGACGAATCCGGTCTCGCTCGATCTCGCTTCGATCGATCCCGAGTTGCTGGCCCGCGAGAAGGCGATCCTGGCCGAGAAGAACGCCGGCAAGCCCGCTCATGTGCTCGAGAAGATCACCGAGAGCGGCATGAAGAGCTACGCCAAGGAGTTCTGCCTGCTCGAGCAGGCCTACATCCATGACGGCTCGAAGTCGGTCGGCCAGGTGCTGAAGGAGATCGAGGGCAAGGTCGGCGCTCCGGTCGCGCTCACCGGCTTCGCGCGCTATGCGCTGGGCGAGGGCATCGAGAAGGAAGAGACCGATTTCGCCGCCGAGGTTGCGGCCGCCGGCGGCACGACGGGCTGA
- a CDS encoding FkbM family methyltransferase: MKHYVAQIPMSLAVPEAMYWAIKDVLEGEYETGFDGVGLDILDIGANVGSFALWATARWPGSLVTSYEPHPGTFELLKRNTHQRRDIVAVNAALFPGGAKTASFVSRFAGDGESGLASYAGDTFVDGAMVERYEVAVVDPASLPSADIVKIDIEGGEGDVLDSIDLSKTSLVLLEYQNRKNRDQLAGRLKTGFDLIDTVEHIWDPLLEQRCYRPDLAGDVYGRMFAARKGMTRMTRAAGR; encoded by the coding sequence GTGAAGCACTACGTCGCGCAGATTCCGATGAGCCTTGCCGTGCCCGAGGCGATGTACTGGGCCATCAAGGACGTTCTGGAAGGCGAATACGAGACCGGATTTGACGGCGTCGGCCTCGATATCCTCGATATCGGCGCCAATGTCGGCTCCTTCGCGCTCTGGGCCACAGCGCGCTGGCCGGGCAGCCTGGTCACCTCCTATGAGCCGCATCCCGGCACCTTCGAATTGCTCAAGCGCAACACGCACCAGCGTCGCGACATCGTCGCGGTCAATGCGGCTCTGTTCCCCGGCGGCGCGAAGACGGCGAGCTTCGTCAGCCGCTTCGCCGGCGACGGGGAGTCCGGTCTGGCGTCCTATGCCGGCGACACCTTCGTCGACGGGGCCATGGTCGAGCGTTACGAGGTCGCAGTCGTCGACCCGGCGAGCCTGCCCTCCGCCGACATCGTCAAGATCGACATCGAGGGCGGTGAGGGCGACGTGCTCGACAGCATCGATCTGTCGAAAACCTCGCTGGTCCTGCTCGAATATCAGAATCGCAAGAACCGCGACCAGCTTGCGGGCCGGCTGAAGACCGGGTTCGACCTGATCGACACCGTCGAGCACATCTGGGACCCGTTGCTGGAACAGCGCTGCTACCGCCCTGATCTCGCCGGCGACGTCTATGGCCGCATGTTCGCCGCCCGCAAGGGCATGACGCGGATGACGCGCGCGGCTGGGAGGTAA
- the dnaE gene encoding DNA polymerase III subunit alpha, producing MAREPGDTRILSEVGFVHLHVHSSYSLLEGAMTVGTLAKMAASDGQPALALTDTNNLFGALEFSEKLVGSGVQPIAGVQLSVDFADEAEGSRKSLQQVPPHIVLLAMNEAGYGNLMKLVTEAALASGGSGQPISNLERLASHHEGLIALTGGHGGPVDLSLRNGQVPQAKARLAALSEIFGDRLYVEIQRHGGDDEAAVEAHLLRLAYEADVAIVATNEPFFAKPADYDAHDALLAVAAGRLVSDGERRRVTAEHHFTSRAEMKRRFADLPEALAATVEIAMRCTWRVGLRKPILPRFGEVGRDEAEELETQAKAGLAARLAKHGPASGYTVEDYEKRLAFELSIITRMKFPGYFLIVADFIKWAKDHDIPVGPGRGSGAGSLAAYALTITDVDPLRFGLLFERFLNPDRVSMPDFDIDFCQNRREEVIDYVKHRYGEERVAQIITFGTLLARGVLRDVGRVLEMPYGQVDRLTKLVPQNPAKPISLKDAIEGEPKLQAAAAEEPVVARLLEIGQKLEGLHRHASTHAAGVVIGDRPLEELVALSVDPRTGMRVTQFNMKWVEQAGLVKFDFLGLKTLTTLTTAVKLIAQRNIAIDLASLPFDDPPSYAMLARGEVVGVFQVESAGMRKALVEMKADRIEDLIALVALYRPGPMDNIPSYCRRKLGQEEPTYLHPKMEPILAETHGIIVYQEQVMQVAQALSGYSLGEADLLRRAMGKKIKAEMDAQRDRFVKGAVEGGIKKEVASEIFDLLAKFADYGFNKSHAAAYAVVAFQTAYLKANYPVEFLAASMTLDMGNTDKLSEFRRDAERLGIKVLPPAINRSGVEFDVHEGAIHYALGAIKGVGSAAVESIVTARRAGGDFRDLADFARRIDTKLVNRRTIEALIAAGAMDVLEPERARAMAAIDGMLALSNRTRDAALGGQSELFGGGTVQEAFRIPPVEPWAPAERLKREHDAVGFFLSGHPLDDYEHVLKRLRVQRFADFAQTVRANGTGVAKVAVSVIDKSERRTKSGSKMGIVNLSDPSGQFEAILFSEGLQRFRDFLEPGRALVLRLSAVLDGEDVRPRIEDVEVLDELAARQKQDLLVYLRDDKALASIAERVRPRGDGIKAEGKIALVMILNDGAQEVEIELPGRYPVNQQIANAVRAAPGVVSVELR from the coding sequence ATGGCACGCGAACCGGGCGACACGCGCATCCTCTCCGAGGTCGGCTTCGTCCATCTCCATGTCCATTCGAGCTATTCGCTGCTCGAGGGCGCCATGACGGTCGGGACGCTCGCCAAGATGGCTGCGTCCGACGGCCAGCCCGCGCTGGCACTGACCGATACCAACAACCTGTTCGGGGCGCTCGAATTCTCCGAGAAGCTGGTCGGCTCCGGCGTGCAGCCGATCGCCGGCGTGCAACTCTCCGTCGATTTTGCCGATGAGGCCGAGGGTAGCCGAAAATCCCTGCAGCAGGTGCCTCCGCATATCGTCCTGCTCGCGATGAACGAGGCCGGCTACGGCAACCTGATGAAACTCGTCACCGAGGCCGCGCTGGCGAGCGGTGGTTCCGGGCAGCCGATCTCGAACCTGGAACGTCTCGCCTCCCATCACGAGGGCCTGATCGCACTGACCGGCGGCCATGGCGGGCCGGTCGACCTGTCTTTGCGCAATGGCCAGGTCCCGCAGGCGAAGGCCCGGCTGGCGGCGCTGTCGGAGATCTTCGGCGACCGTCTCTATGTCGAGATCCAGCGCCATGGCGGTGACGACGAAGCGGCGGTCGAGGCACATCTGCTGCGGCTGGCCTATGAGGCGGATGTCGCCATCGTCGCGACCAACGAGCCCTTCTTCGCCAAACCCGCCGACTACGATGCCCATGACGCGCTGCTCGCGGTCGCCGCCGGACGGCTCGTCTCGGATGGCGAGCGCCGGCGCGTCACGGCCGAGCATCATTTCACCAGCCGCGCCGAGATGAAGCGCCGCTTCGCCGATCTGCCGGAGGCGCTGGCCGCAACCGTCGAGATCGCGATGCGCTGCACCTGGCGCGTCGGTCTGCGCAAGCCGATCCTGCCGCGCTTCGGCGAGGTCGGCCGCGACGAGGCCGAGGAGCTCGAGACGCAGGCGAAGGCTGGCCTTGCCGCGCGGCTCGCCAAGCATGGCCCGGCCTCGGGCTACACCGTCGAGGACTACGAGAAGCGCCTCGCTTTCGAGCTTTCGATCATCACGCGGATGAAGTTCCCGGGCTACTTCCTGATCGTCGCGGACTTCATCAAATGGGCCAAGGATCACGACATCCCGGTCGGTCCGGGTCGTGGCTCCGGAGCGGGCTCGCTCGCCGCCTATGCGCTGACGATCACCGATGTCGATCCGCTGCGCTTCGGCCTGCTGTTCGAGCGCTTCCTCAATCCCGACCGCGTCTCGATGCCGGACTTCGACATCGACTTCTGCCAGAACCGGCGTGAAGAGGTGATCGACTACGTCAAGCATCGCTATGGCGAGGAGCGCGTCGCGCAGATCATCACCTTCGGCACGCTGCTGGCGCGCGGCGTGCTGCGCGATGTCGGCCGCGTGCTGGAGATGCCCTATGGCCAGGTCGACCGCCTGACCAAGCTCGTCCCGCAGAATCCGGCCAAGCCGATCTCGCTGAAGGATGCGATCGAGGGCGAGCCCAAGCTGCAGGCTGCGGCGGCCGAGGAGCCGGTCGTCGCCCGCCTGCTCGAGATCGGCCAGAAGCTCGAAGGTTTGCACCGCCACGCCTCGACCCACGCCGCCGGCGTGGTGATCGGCGACCGGCCGCTGGAGGAACTGGTCGCGCTCTCGGTCGACCCGCGCACCGGCATGCGCGTCACCCAGTTCAACATGAAATGGGTCGAGCAGGCCGGGTTGGTGAAGTTCGACTTCCTTGGCCTCAAGACCCTGACCACGCTGACCACGGCCGTGAAGCTGATCGCCCAGCGCAATATCGCGATCGATCTGGCGAGCCTGCCTTTCGACGATCCGCCGAGCTACGCGATGCTGGCGCGTGGCGAGGTGGTCGGCGTGTTCCAAGTGGAAAGCGCCGGCATGCGCAAGGCCCTGGTCGAGATGAAGGCCGATCGGATCGAGGACCTGATCGCGCTGGTCGCGCTCTACCGTCCCGGCCCGATGGACAACATCCCGAGCTACTGCCGGCGCAAGCTCGGCCAGGAGGAACCGACCTATCTCCATCCGAAGATGGAGCCGATCCTGGCCGAGACGCATGGTATCATCGTCTACCAGGAGCAGGTGATGCAGGTGGCGCAGGCGCTCTCGGGCTATTCGCTCGGCGAGGCCGACCTGCTGCGCCGCGCCATGGGCAAGAAGATCAAGGCCGAGATGGACGCCCAGCGCGACCGTTTCGTAAAGGGCGCCGTCGAGGGCGGCATCAAGAAGGAGGTCGCCTCCGAGATCTTCGACCTGCTGGCGAAATTCGCCGATTACGGCTTCAACAAGAGCCATGCGGCGGCCTATGCCGTCGTCGCCTTCCAGACCGCCTATCTCAAGGCGAACTACCCGGTCGAGTTCCTGGCCGCGTCGATGACGCTTGACATGGGCAACACCGACAAGCTCTCGGAATTTCGCCGCGATGCCGAGCGCCTTGGCATCAAGGTGTTGCCGCCCGCGATCAACCGCTCCGGTGTCGAGTTCGACGTCCATGAGGGCGCGATCCATTATGCGCTGGGCGCGATCAAGGGCGTCGGCAGCGCAGCGGTCGAATCGATCGTCACCGCGCGGCGCGCCGGGGGTGATTTTCGGGACCTCGCCGATTTTGCCCGGCGCATCGACACGAAGCTGGTCAACCGGCGCACCATCGAGGCGCTGATCGCGGCTGGCGCGATGGATGTGCTGGAGCCCGAGCGCGCCCGCGCCATGGCGGCGATCGACGGCATGCTGGCGCTCTCGAACCGCACCCGCGATGCCGCGCTCGGCGGCCAGTCGGAGCTGTTCGGCGGCGGCACAGTGCAGGAGGCCTTCCGCATTCCGCCGGTCGAGCCCTGGGCCCCGGCCGAGCGGCTGAAGCGTGAGCACGATGCCGTCGGCTTTTTCCTCTCGGGCCATCCGCTCGATGATTACGAGCATGTGTTGAAGCGGCTGCGCGTGCAGCGCTTCGCCGATTTCGCGCAGACCGTTCGCGCCAATGGCACGGGCGTCGCCAAGGTCGCGGTCTCGGTCATCGACAAGTCCGAGCGACGCACCAAATCCGGCTCGAAGATGGGCATCGTCAACCTGTCCGACCCCAGCGGCCAGTTCGAGGCGATCCTGTTCTCGGAAGGTCTGCAGCGCTTCCGCGATTTCCTGGAGCCGGGCAGGGCGCTGGTGCTGCGTCTCTCGGCGGTGCTCGACGGCGAGGATGTCCGCCCCCGCATCGAGGATGTCGAGGTGCTCGACGAACTCGCCGCCCGGCAGAAGCAGGATCTGCTGGTCTATCTGCGCGACGACAAGGCGCTGGCCTCGATCGCCGAGCGCGTCCGTCCGCGCGGGGACGGCATCAAGGCCGAGGGCAAGATCGCGCTGGTCATGATCCTGAACGACGGCGCCCAGGAGGTCGAGATCGAGCTGCCCGGACGCTACCCGGTCAACCAGCAGATCGCCAATGCGGTCAGGGCCGCGCCGGGGGTGGTCAGCGTCGAGCTGCGCTGA
- a CDS encoding isoprenyl transferase → MSAGQRPGQAAHPAQVAPAQVAPAHVAIIMDGNGRWAQLRGLPRQEGHRRGLEALRGTVRNAGELGIRVLTLYSFSTENWRRPATEVSFLLGLLKRFVEKDLGELHAAGVRVRVIGGRDDLAPDLRRMVEHAEAVTRDNDGMTLVVAFNYGSRDEIVRVARQLATDAAAGRIEATAIDEAMLALRLDTAGLPDPELVIRTSGETRISNFLLWQAAYAEFVFTPVLWPDFDRAAFEAALAEYGRRERRFGGLAEPSGRAAGAA, encoded by the coding sequence ATGTCAGCAGGCCAGCGCCCGGGGCAAGCCGCCCATCCGGCCCAAGTCGCTCCCGCCCAAGTCGCTCCCGCGCATGTTGCCATCATCATGGATGGAAATGGCCGCTGGGCGCAGCTTCGCGGCCTGCCGCGGCAGGAAGGTCATCGGCGGGGGCTGGAAGCGCTGCGCGGCACCGTCAGGAATGCGGGCGAGCTCGGCATCCGTGTCCTGACCCTCTACAGCTTCTCGACCGAGAACTGGCGCAGGCCCGCGACCGAGGTCTCCTTCCTGCTCGGCCTGCTCAAGCGCTTCGTCGAGAAGGATCTGGGCGAGCTCCATGCCGCGGGCGTCCGCGTCCGCGTCATCGGCGGCCGCGATGACCTCGCGCCCGATCTGCGCCGCATGGTCGAGCATGCCGAGGCGGTGACCCGCGACAATGACGGGATGACGCTCGTCGTCGCCTTCAACTATGGCTCGCGCGACGAGATCGTCCGGGTGGCGCGGCAACTCGCGACCGATGCCGCCGCCGGGCGGATCGAAGCGACCGCGATCGACGAGGCGATGCTGGCATTGCGCCTCGACACCGCCGGTCTTCCGGACCCCGAACTGGTGATCCGCACCTCCGGCGAGACACGCATCTCGAACTTCCTGCTCTGGCAGGCGGCCTATGCCGAGTTCGTCTTCACGCCGGTCCTCTGGCCGGATTTCGACCGTGCCGCCTTCGAGGCCGCATTGGCCGAGTATGGCCGCCGCGAGCGGCGCTTCGGCGGCCTGGCGGAACCCTCCGGCCGCGCTGCAGGCGCGGCGTGA
- the dxr gene encoding 1-deoxy-D-xylulose-5-phosphate reductoisomerase: protein MLRTVTLLGATGSIGRSTREVVAENPERLRIGAVVAGRDAVALARVAIETGASFAALADAGAGPALAEALAGSGIACGAGRQAVLDAVAMESDIVVSAIAGAAGLEATFAALVPGRVVALANKESLVCAGAAVMARASAVGARILPLDSEHNALFQVLGSEPISAIRSMTLTASGGPFRTWSAAEIAAARPEQALAHPNYAMGTKISIDSASMMNKGLELIEACFLFGLAPGQLEVLVHPQQLVHGLVTFRDGSVSAGMALPDMRVAAAHCLGVDGRLDAPAARFLDLATTMPLTFERPDLARFPALGLAIAALAAGGAMPAILNAANEVAVAAYLEGRIAFPGIAALVEAVCAAAAPGLAAPADVAAALAIDHEARNRAGALLSRAPFAVT from the coding sequence ATGCTCCGTACCGTCACGCTTCTGGGAGCCACCGGCTCCATCGGCAGATCGACGCGCGAGGTCGTGGCCGAGAATCCCGAGCGCCTGCGGATAGGGGCCGTCGTTGCGGGCCGGGATGCCGTGGCGCTGGCGCGGGTCGCGATCGAGACGGGGGCCTCCTTCGCTGCTCTCGCCGATGCTGGGGCGGGGCCGGCGCTGGCTGAGGCCCTGGCCGGCAGCGGCATTGCCTGCGGGGCAGGTCGCCAAGCCGTGCTCGACGCCGTCGCGATGGAGAGCGACATCGTCGTCAGCGCGATAGCGGGCGCTGCCGGGCTGGAGGCGACCTTCGCAGCGCTCGTGCCCGGCCGTGTCGTCGCGCTCGCCAACAAGGAGAGCCTCGTCTGTGCCGGTGCGGCCGTGATGGCGCGCGCAAGTGCGGTCGGTGCGCGCATCCTGCCGCTCGATTCCGAGCACAACGCGCTGTTCCAGGTGCTGGGTTCTGAACCGATCTCGGCGATCCGCAGTATGACGCTGACGGCTTCCGGTGGCCCATTCCGGACCTGGAGCGCGGCCGAGATCGCGGCCGCTCGACCGGAGCAGGCGCTGGCTCACCCGAACTACGCGATGGGCACGAAGATCTCGATCGATTCGGCCAGCATGATGAACAAGGGGCTGGAGCTGATCGAAGCCTGCTTCCTGTTCGGTCTGGCTCCCGGGCAGCTTGAGGTGCTGGTGCACCCGCAGCAACTCGTCCATGGCCTCGTCACCTTCCGCGACGGCTCGGTCAGCGCCGGCATGGCCCTGCCCGACATGCGTGTCGCTGCCGCCCATTGCCTCGGCGTCGATGGCCGGCTCGACGCACCGGCGGCGCGTTTCCTCGATCTCGCGACGACCATGCCGCTGACCTTCGAGCGGCCGGATCTCGCGCGCTTCCCGGCGCTCGGTCTCGCCATTGCGGCGCTGGCGGCAGGCGGTGCGATGCCCGCCATCCTGAACGCGGCGAACGAGGTCGCCGTCGCGGCCTATCTCGAGGGACGCATCGCCTTTCCCGGCATCGCGGCGCTGGTCGAAGCGGTTTGCGCCGCAGCCGCGCCGGGTCTCGCCGCACCCGCCGATGTCGCCGCCGCGCTTGCCATTGACCATGAGGCGAGAAACCGCGCCGGCGCGCTCTTGTCGCGGGCGCCCTTCGCTGTCACCTAG
- a CDS encoding 30S ribosomal protein S2 gives MALPDFSMRQLLEAGAHFGHQSHRWNPKMSPYIFGTRNNIHILDLSQSVPMLSRALQAVSDTVARGGRVLFVGTKRQAQDSIADAAKRSAQYYVNSRWLGGMLTNWKTISASIQRLRKVDELLNGGGTGLTKKERLMLARERDKLEKALGGIKDMGGVPDMIFVIDTNKEALAIKEAQRLGIPVAAIIDSNSDPDGITFPVPANDDAGRAIQLYCDLVARSAIDGISRASGDHGIDLGAAEAPVVEEALAEPAAADLGVAFELLTAPRGAPDDLMKLSGMGPELVQKLNDGGLFHFWQFAAMSPADLAKVDQDLKLAGRIEREGWVAQSRELADA, from the coding sequence ATGGCTCTGCCAGATTTCTCCATGCGCCAGCTCCTCGAGGCCGGTGCCCATTTCGGCCACCAGTCGCATCGCTGGAACCCGAAGATGTCGCCCTACATCTTCGGCACGCGCAACAACATCCACATCCTCGACCTGTCGCAGTCGGTGCCGATGCTATCGCGCGCCCTGCAGGCGGTGTCGGACACTGTCGCCCGCGGCGGCCGTGTCCTCTTCGTCGGCACCAAGCGCCAGGCGCAGGACTCGATCGCCGACGCGGCCAAGCGCTCGGCCCAGTATTATGTGAATTCGCGTTGGCTCGGCGGCATGCTGACCAACTGGAAGACCATTTCGGCTTCGATCCAGCGCCTGCGCAAGGTCGACGAGCTGCTGAACGGAGGCGGCACCGGCCTGACCAAGAAGGAGCGCCTGATGCTCGCCCGCGAGCGCGACAAGCTCGAGAAGGCGCTCGGCGGCATCAAGGACATGGGCGGCGTGCCGGACATGATCTTCGTGATCGACACCAACAAGGAAGCGCTTGCGATCAAGGAGGCCCAGCGCCTCGGCATCCCGGTCGCCGCGATCATCGACTCGAACTCGGATCCGGATGGCATCACCTTCCCGGTTCCCGCCAATGACGACGCCGGCCGCGCAATCCAGCTTTATTGCGACCTCGTCGCGCGCTCGGCCATCGACGGCATCTCGCGCGCTTCGGGCGACCATGGCATCGATCTCGGCGCCGCCGAGGCTCCGGTCGTCGAGGAGGCTCTCGCCGAGCCCGCCGCCGCCGATCTCGGCGTGGCCTTCGAATTGCTGACCGCGCCGCGCGGCGCGCCGGACGATCTGATGAAGCTCTCGGGCATGGGTCCCGAGCTGGTTCAGAAGCTCAATGATGGCGGCCTATTCCACTTCTGGCAGTTCGCTGCGATGTCGCCCGCCGACCTCGCCAAGGTCGATCAGGACCTGAAGCTCGCCGGCCGCATCGAGCGCGAGGGCTGGGTCGCCCAGTCGCGCGAGCTCGCCGACGCCTGA
- the pyrH gene encoding UMP kinase, whose amino-acid sequence MRPNRVLVKLSGEALAGQAGSGLDGATLTALASDISNASREGVEIAIVVGGGNFFRGVQGLNKGLDRTSADSIGMLGTVMNALALEHAIESAGAPARAMSAVPMPSLCESYARKRALDHLTNGKVVVLGGGTGNPYFTTDTGAALRAAELGCSHLLKATQVDGVYSADPKKDPRATRYDTLTHAEAITRDLKVMDTAAFALARDAGLTIVVFSIAEAGMLAAVLRGEGRATYVTP is encoded by the coding sequence ATGAGACCCAATCGCGTTCTCGTTAAGCTCTCCGGCGAAGCCCTTGCCGGACAAGCGGGATCCGGCCTTGACGGCGCGACGCTGACGGCGCTTGCAAGCGATATTTCGAATGCCTCGCGAGAGGGTGTGGAGATCGCCATCGTCGTCGGTGGCGGCAATTTCTTCCGCGGCGTCCAGGGGCTTAACAAGGGGCTCGACCGCACCAGCGCCGATTCGATCGGCATGCTCGGCACCGTGATGAACGCGCTCGCGCTGGAGCATGCAATCGAGAGCGCGGGTGCGCCTGCGCGCGCCATGTCGGCGGTGCCGATGCCCTCGCTCTGCGAGAGCTACGCCCGCAAGCGCGCACTCGACCACCTGACCAACGGCAAGGTCGTGGTGCTCGGCGGCGGCACCGGCAATCCCTATTTCACCACCGATACGGGTGCGGCCCTGCGGGCGGCCGAGCTCGGCTGCAGCCATCTGCTCAAGGCGACGCAGGTCGATGGCGTCTATTCCGCCGACCCGAAGAAGGACCCGCGCGCCACCCGCTACGACACGCTGACCCATGCCGAGGCGATCACGCGCGATCTGAAGGTGATGGATACGGCGGCCTTTGCGCTGGCTCGCGATGCCGGGCTGACCATCGTGGTGTTCTCGATCGCGGAGGCGGGCATGCTTGCGGCCGTGCTGCGCGGCGAGGGCAGGGCGACCTATGTGACGCCGTAA